The Streptomyces tubercidicus DNA segment TTACCAATGACACGAACATCATCCACGGCCGCAAAGTCTGGATTCCGGACGTCGTCGTCGCCCTCGAAGACGCCATCACCGCCACGGCGGACAACCCCGAATTCGTCGCCGAGGACGGCATCGGCCTCGATTCCCGCTGCGTGGCACTCGTCGCCGAGGTGGTCTCCCCCGGTCATGACTGCAAGAAGCGCGACCGCGTCCGTAAGCGCCGTGCCTACGCCGGTGCAGGCATCCCCGTCTACGTCATCCTCGACGACTACGACGGCCAGGGCACCGTCACCGTGCTGGCATCGCCCCTGCCCGACCAGGCGGTCTACACCGAGAGCCACCGCGTGCCGTACGGCAGGGAAGTGATCATCCCCCAAGGCCCCGCCAAGGGCTTCGTGATCGGCGAGGCCATCACCGGCCCCCCGCGCAACGCCTGAGACAACGACGGCGGCCCGGCACCCCCACGAGAGGGGTGCCGGGCCGCCGTCGTGCAGCGCAGGGGCCTCAGCCCATGTGCGGGTAGCGGTAGTCCGTCGGCGGGACCAGGGTCTCCTTGATGGAGCGGGTGGAGGTCCAGCGCATCAGGTTCTGCTTGGCGCCGGCCTTGTCGTTGGTGCCGGACGCGCGGCCGCCGCCGAAGGGCTGCTGGCCGACGACGGCGCCGGTCGGCTTGTCGTTGATGTAGAAGTTGCCGGCCGCGAAGCGCAGCAGCTCGCAGGTGCGGGCCGCCTCGGCACGGTCCTGGGCGATGACGCAACCGGTCAGGCCGTACGCGGAGGCCGACTCCATCTGGGTGAGCATGGTGTCGTAGTCGGCGTCGTCGTAGACGTAGACGCCGAGGATCGGGCCGAAGTACTCGTCCTTGAAGATCTCGTTCTCCGGGTCGGTGGAGACCAGGACCGTCGGGCGGACGAAGTAGCCCTCGCTGTCGTCGTACGTGCCGCCGGCCACGACCTCGACGGTCGGGTCGGCCTTGGCGCGGTCGATCGCCGCCTTGTTCTTGGCGAAGGAGCGCTCGTCGATGACGGCGGACATGAAGTTCGACAGGTCCGAGACATCGCCCATGGAGAGGGAGTCGACCTCGGCGGCGAACTCTTCCTTGAGGCCGGAGTTCCACAGCGACGCCGGGACGTAGGCGCGGGAGGCCGCGGAGCACTTCTGGCCCTGGAACTCGAAGGCGCCACGGGTCATGGCGGTCTTCAGCACGGCGCGGTCGGCCGAGGGGTGGGCGACGATGAAGTCCTTGCCGCCGGTCTCGCCGACGAGCCGCGGGTAGGTCTTGTAGTTCTCGATGTTGTTGCCGACCGTCTTCCACAGGTACTGGAAGGTCTTGGTCGAGCCGGTGAAGTGGATGCCCGCGAGGTCGGGGTGGGTCAGCGCGACCTCGGAGACGTCCTTGCCGTCGCCGGTGACCAGGTTGATGACACCCTTGGGCAGCCCGGCCTCCTCCAGCAGCTGCATCAGCAGCACGGCGGCGTAGGTCTGCGTCGGGGACGGCTTCCAGACCACGGTGTTGCCCATGAGGGCGGGCGCGGTCGGGAGGTTGCCGGCGATCGCGGTGAAGTTGAACGGCGTGATCGCGTAGACGAAGCCCTCAAGGGGGCGGTGGTCCGAGCGGTTCCAGACGCCGGGGGAGTTCGCCGGGGGCTGCTCGGCGAGGATCTGGCGCGCGAAGTGCACATTGAAGCGCCAGAAGTCGATGAGCTCACAGGGGGTGTCGATCTCGGCCTGCTGGGCGGTCTTGGACTGGCCGAGCATGGTGGCGGCGGCCATCGTCTCGCGCCAGGGGCCGGAGAGCAGGTCGGCGGCCTTGAGGATGATCGCGGCGCGGTCGTCGAAGGACAGCGCGCGCCAGGCCGGGGCGGCGGCCAGCGCGGCGTCGACCGCGTCCTGGCCGTCCTTGACGGTGGCGTTGGCGTACGTGCCGAGACGGGAGGCGTGGTTGTGCGGCTGGACGACGTCGAAGCGCTCGCCGCCGCCCATCCGGCGCTCACCGCCGATGGTCATCGGCAGCTCGATCGGGTTGCCGGCCAGCTCCTTGAGCTTGGCCTCCAGGCGGGAACGCTCCGGGCTGCCGGGGGCGTAGGTGTGGACCGGCTCGTTCACCGGCACGGGGACCTGGGTCACAGCGTCCATAGCGGCCGTGTCTCCTTCGATTTCGCTCGTCGGTTGTCGTACGTCGGTGGTGCGGCCGCGGCCGCTTCGGTTGGGCGGCCGCGGGCGCCGCCGTCCGGGAACATCCCCCCGGCTTCCAGCATCCACCCGCGCGGGCCCTTGGCGGACCCGATCAGCCCCGGGTCGCCAACGACCTCAGGAAGAACCCGAGGTTCGCGGGGCGCTCGGCCAGCCGGCGCATGAAGTAGCCGTACCAGTCGGTGCCGTAGGGGATGTACACCCGCATCCGGTGCCCTTCGGCGACCAGCCGCTGCTGCTCGGCCTCGCGGATGCCGTAGAGCATCTGGAATTCGTAGTCGGCCGGCTTGCGGCCGTTGCGGTGCGCCAGCTCCTGGGCGATGGCCACCATCCGCGGGTCGTGCGACCCGATCATGGGGTAGCCCTCGCCCTCCATCAGGATCTTCAGGCACCGCACATAGGCCCTGTCGACCTCCCGCTTGTCCTGGAAGGCGACGGTCGCGGGCTCCTTGTACGCGCCCTTGACCAGCCGCACCCGGGAGCCTTCCCCGGCGAGCGCACGGCAGTCGTCCTCGGTACGGAAGAGGTAGGACTGCAGCACCGCGCCCGTCTGCGGAAACCGCTCCCGCAGATCGGCGAGGATCGCCAGGGTGGAGTCGACCGTGGTGTGGTCCTCCATGTCGAGGGTCACGGTCGTACCGGCCTCGGCGGCGGCCTCGACCACCGGGGTGACGTTCTTCAGGGCCAGCTCATGGCCGCCGGCCAGCGCCTGTCCGAAAGCGGACAGCTTGACCGACATCTCGGCCTTGGCGCCGAGTCCCTGCTCCTTGAAGGCCGCGGCCAGCTGGAGGTAGGCATCGCGGTTGCGCAGCGCCTCGGCCGGGTCGGTGATGTCCTCGCCCAGGTGGTCGAGGGTGACCTCCAGCCCTCGCGCGGCCAGGGACCGTACGGCCGCCATGGACTCGGCAAGATGCTCACCGGCGACGAACCGCTCGACCACCGGCCGGGTGACCGGAGCGGCCGCGACGATCCGGCGGATGCTGTCACTGCGCGCTGCGGCCAGAAGCACGGGACCCAGCATGGGCACCTCCAGGATTCAGGGTGACGTGTACCGGGCGGACACCGGGCGGGCGAACGCTTCGGCAATATTGAGCCACCTGAAACTTAAGGATCTCGCCACTTCCCTGCCATCGACAGCTGTCACGCCTTCGTGGTCGGGATCTCAGACAGATGTATGAGAATGAGGGGGAGGTGACCGTTCAGTGGTGACTGTGGTGTGAGAGGTGTCGAAGTCACCGGCGGTGCCGGTGGTGCGGCAAGAGGAGAGGAGCCGGTCGGCCGATGCGGGGCGACTACCAGCAGCTCGTGGACGAGATCTCGGCGGCGCTCGGCGCACCGGCGACGCTGGAGGACCGGGACTTCGGCCTGATCGCGTTCGGTGCGCACGAGGGCGAGGACGACGAGGTGATGGACCCTGTCCGTACCCGCTCGATCCTCCAGCGGCGCTCCTCGGCGGCGGTACGGGCCTGGTTCGAGGCGTTCGGGATCGCCCGCGCCAAGACCGCGCTGCGCATTCCGCCGGACCCGGCGGCGGGCGTCTTCCGGGGCCGTATCTGTCTGCCCGTACGCCACCGGGGCATCGTGCACGGCTACGTCTGGCTGCTGGACGACGGACATCTGACCGACCTCGAACTGGGCAGCCGGGGCGCGCCGCCCGACCCGCGGATCGCGCAGGCCATGGAGACCGCCGCCCGGATCGGCGCACTGCTGGCCGACGAGGCCCGCGCCGGGGCCGAACTCGGCGATCTGCTGCGGGAGTTGCTGGTCGCGCCGCCCGACGGGCGCCCGGCCGCGGCGGCCGCGCTGCGCGATGCGCTGCGGGACAGCCTGCGCTTCACCCCGGGCACCCCGCTCACCCTGGTCGCGGTGCTGCCCTGGGACACCTCCGACACCGACGCGGCACCGCTGCCGAGCCTGCCGGGGCTGCTCGCGGCCTGTGCGCTGCCGAGGGGCGGCGGCCCGGCGGACGGCCCGGCCGCGGCGGCGGACGAGCCGGAGCCCGCCCCGCGCCCCGGCCGCGACGGCCGCACCGGGCCCGCCGCCCCTCCGCAGCCCGCGGCCCCCGCACCCGCCCTGGCCGCACTGGTACGGCTGCGCGCGGCCGGCGCCCCCGCCCCGGCCCACACGGTGGCCGAGCATCTGCTGCGCTCCCCGCGCGCGGCCGCCGGACCGGCCGAGGGGCAGACACCGCGCGGCGGCCCGGGGCATCCCCCGCCGCGGCCGGGCGCCGCCGGAATCGGCGCCGGCACCAGGGAGTTGACGGACCTTCCGGCCACCTGGCGGGAAGCGCTGGACGCGGCCCGCGCGGCGCACGCCGAGCCCCGGCTGGGCCCGATCACCCGTTGGGACGCCATCGGCGCGTACCGCATGCTGACGGCCCTGCCGGGCACCGCCCCCGACCCGGCCATCGGCCCGCTGCTGGCCCCCGCGCACGCCGAACTCGCGCGCACCGCCGAGGTGTTCCTCGACTGCGCCGGCCAGGCGAGCCGCACCGCACAGGCCCTGGGCATCCACCGGCAGACGCTCTACTACCGCCTGGGCCGGGTGGAGAAACTGACCGGCCTCGACCTGGACGACGGCGAACACCGACTGCTGCTGCACATGGCCCTCAAGGCAGCACGGTTGTGAAGGGCCGGGGGCTACGGGCGCGGGGCCAACGACGACCCCTGGGTCACTTCCCCTTGCCCAGCACCTCTCCCGCGGTGACCCGGCGCAGCGCGGTCGCCAGGTCGTGGCCAGAAGGCATGGTTTCGGGGGTGAGCAGTGACTGGACCATCAGGCCGGTGAGCAGCGCCTGGTAGAAGGAGCCGACGACGCGTGCCGCCTCCGCGTCGACCTCGGTGTCCGGCACCCCTTCGAAGACCGCGACGAGCCCCTCGCCGCCCTCCGGGAGCACCTCACCGATCGCCTCGCGCAGGGCCGCGTCACGGGGCAGCAGCCCCAGCACCTCGACCTGCGCGGCGATGAACTCCCGCTCCGTGGCGATCCGTTGCAGGAACTGGTCCCAGACGGCGGCGAACCGCTCCAGCGGATCGGCGTCGGCC contains these protein-coding regions:
- a CDS encoding Uma2 family endonuclease, whose protein sequence is MTALAQEAPVTMSEITTPEDSTPEPELDEVRWQAWKAMELPEGFHAEIIEGSIEVSPTGRHSHSRISFQLRRQLTQYLDKQSSAYAVTNDTNIIHGRKVWIPDVVVALEDAITATADNPEFVAEDGIGLDSRCVALVAEVVSPGHDCKKRDRVRKRRAYAGAGIPVYVILDDYDGQGTVTVLASPLPDQAVYTESHRVPYGREVIIPQGPAKGFVIGEAITGPPRNA
- the pruA gene encoding L-glutamate gamma-semialdehyde dehydrogenase translates to MDAVTQVPVPVNEPVHTYAPGSPERSRLEAKLKELAGNPIELPMTIGGERRMGGGERFDVVQPHNHASRLGTYANATVKDGQDAVDAALAAAPAWRALSFDDRAAIILKAADLLSGPWRETMAAATMLGQSKTAQQAEIDTPCELIDFWRFNVHFARQILAEQPPANSPGVWNRSDHRPLEGFVYAITPFNFTAIAGNLPTAPALMGNTVVWKPSPTQTYAAVLLMQLLEEAGLPKGVINLVTGDGKDVSEVALTHPDLAGIHFTGSTKTFQYLWKTVGNNIENYKTYPRLVGETGGKDFIVAHPSADRAVLKTAMTRGAFEFQGQKCSAASRAYVPASLWNSGLKEEFAAEVDSLSMGDVSDLSNFMSAVIDERSFAKNKAAIDRAKADPTVEVVAGGTYDDSEGYFVRPTVLVSTDPENEIFKDEYFGPILGVYVYDDADYDTMLTQMESASAYGLTGCVIAQDRAEAARTCELLRFAAGNFYINDKPTGAVVGQQPFGGGRASGTNDKAGAKQNLMRWTSTRSIKETLVPPTDYRYPHMG
- a CDS encoding proline dehydrogenase family protein; the encoded protein is MLGPVLLAAARSDSIRRIVAAAPVTRPVVERFVAGEHLAESMAAVRSLAARGLEVTLDHLGEDITDPAEALRNRDAYLQLAAAFKEQGLGAKAEMSVKLSAFGQALAGGHELALKNVTPVVEAAAEAGTTVTLDMEDHTTVDSTLAILADLRERFPQTGAVLQSYLFRTEDDCRALAGEGSRVRLVKGAYKEPATVAFQDKREVDRAYVRCLKILMEGEGYPMIGSHDPRMVAIAQELAHRNGRKPADYEFQMLYGIREAEQQRLVAEGHRMRVYIPYGTDWYGYFMRRLAERPANLGFFLRSLATRG
- a CDS encoding PucR family transcriptional regulator, with the protein product MRGDYQQLVDEISAALGAPATLEDRDFGLIAFGAHEGEDDEVMDPVRTRSILQRRSSAAVRAWFEAFGIARAKTALRIPPDPAAGVFRGRICLPVRHRGIVHGYVWLLDDGHLTDLELGSRGAPPDPRIAQAMETAARIGALLADEARAGAELGDLLRELLVAPPDGRPAAAAALRDALRDSLRFTPGTPLTLVAVLPWDTSDTDAAPLPSLPGLLAACALPRGGGPADGPAAAADEPEPAPRPGRDGRTGPAAPPQPAAPAPALAALVRLRAAGAPAPAHTVAEHLLRSPRAAAGPAEGQTPRGGPGHPPPRPGAAGIGAGTRELTDLPATWREALDAARAAHAEPRLGPITRWDAIGAYRMLTALPGTAPDPAIGPLLAPAHAELARTAEVFLDCAGQASRTAQALGIHRQTLYYRLGRVEKLTGLDLDDGEHRLLLHMALKAARL
- a CDS encoding TetR/AcrR family transcriptional regulator, producing MGHREDLLEGAKRCLLEKGYAGTTARDIVAASGANLASIGYHYGSKDALMRQAVIASTEEWGAGVAQVPASGDEAEPADADPLERFAAVWDQFLQRIATEREFIAAQVEVLGLLPRDAALREAIGEVLPEGGEGLVAVFEGVPDTEVDAEAARVVGSFYQALLTGLMVQSLLTPETMPSGHDLATALRRVTAGEVLGKGK